The following proteins come from a genomic window of Flavobacterium crocinum:
- a CDS encoding RidA family protein, whose protein sequence is MKHLIICALCFCTFQTKGQTFKNPDSLFNPSPYGFSHASSVKTPGELVYISGQSGGLGKDHILSSDFREQVQTALKNLTTVLDSYQLKPENVMKITVLIVDHSAEKLKIWEEEISKTWKNKPFPASTLIPVPRLALDKMQIEVDAVAFKIN, encoded by the coding sequence ATGAAACATTTAATTATATGTGCATTATGTTTTTGCACATTTCAAACAAAAGGACAAACGTTCAAAAATCCTGATTCTTTATTTAATCCCAGTCCTTATGGTTTTAGTCATGCTTCTTCTGTAAAAACACCTGGAGAATTAGTTTATATTTCGGGTCAGAGCGGCGGCTTGGGAAAAGACCATATTTTAAGTTCAGACTTTAGAGAACAAGTTCAGACTGCTTTAAAAAACCTGACAACGGTTTTGGATAGTTATCAACTAAAACCGGAAAATGTTATGAAAATTACTGTTTTAATAGTTGACCATTCTGCAGAAAAACTCAAAATATGGGAAGAGGAAATTAGCAAAACATGGAAAAACAAACCTTTTCCTGCCAGCACTTTAATCCCGGTTCCAAGATTAGCACTCGACAAAATGCAGATAGAAGTGGATGCGGTTGCTTTTAAAATCAATTAA